The following proteins come from a genomic window of Triticum aestivum cultivar Chinese Spring chromosome 6A, IWGSC CS RefSeq v2.1, whole genome shotgun sequence:
- the LOC123131542 gene encoding SKP1-like protein 1: protein MAAAGDAGEKKMITLKSSDGEEFEVEEAVAMESQTIRHMIEDDCADNGIPLPNVNSKILSKVIEYCNKHVQAKPADGAAAAAGASDAAAPAAPAEDLKNWDAEFVKVDQATLFDLILAANYLNIKGLLDLTCQTVADMIKGKTPEEIRKTFNIKNDFTPEEEEEIRRENQWAFE, encoded by the exons ATGGCGGCCGCGGGAGACGCCGGCGAGAAGAAGATGATCACGCTCAAGAGCTCGGACGGCGAGGAGTTcgaggtggaggaggcggtggcCATGGAGTCGCAGACGATCCGCCACATGATCGAGGACGACTGCGCCGACAACGGCATCCCGCTCCCCAACGTCAACTCCAAGATCCTCTCCAAGGTCATCGAGTACTGCAACAAGCACGTCCAGGCCAAGCCCGCCGACGGGGCCGCGGCCGCCGCCGGAGCCTCggacgccgccgcccccgccgctcccGCGGAGGACCTCAAGAACTGGGACGCCGAGTTCGTCAAGGTCGACCAGGCCACCCTCTTCGACCTCATCCTG GCTGCCAACTACCTGAACATCAAGGGGCTTTTGGACCTAACCTGTCAGACTGTTGCCGACATGATCAAGGGCAAGACCCCGGAGGAGATCcgcaagaccttcaacatcaagaaCGACTTTacgcccgaggaggaggaggagatccgCAGGGAGAACCAGTGGGCCTTTGAGTAG
- the LOC123131541 gene encoding glycerate dehydrogenase — protein MAKPISIEVWNPSGKYRVVSTKSMPGTRWIKLLTGNDCRLEICTEKKTILSVDDILALIGDHCHGVIGQLTEDWGEVLFSALKRAGGTAFSNMAVGYNNVDVDAANRNGIAIGNTPGVLTETTAELAASLSVAAARRIVEADQFMRAGLYDGWLPHLFVGNLLKGQTVGVIGAGRIGSAYARMMIEGFKMNLIYFDLYQSTRLEKFVTAYGQFLKANGEQPVTWKRASSMEEVLREADVISLHPVLDKTTYHLINPERLAMMKKEAVLVNASRGPVIDEVALVEHLRANPMFRVGLDVFEDEPYMKPGLAEMKNAVVVPHIASASKWTREGMATLAALNVLGKIKGYPVWGNPNAVEPFLDEKAAPPPACPSIVNAKQLGLPSSKL, from the exons ATGGCGAAGCCGATATCGATAGAGGTGTGGAACCCCAGCGGCAAGTACCGCGTGGTGAGCACCAAGTCCATGCCCGGCACCCGCTGGATCAAGCTCCTCACTGGCAACGACTGCCGCCTCGAG ATATGCACGGAGAAGAAGACCATCCTCTCTGTTGACGACATACTGGCACTCATCGGTGATCACTGCCATGGTGTCATCGGCCAG CTAACAGAGGACTGGGGGGAAGTGCTCTTCTCTGCGCTCAAGCGTGCCGGCGGGACAGCCTTCAGCAACATGGCCGTCGGTTACAACAACGTTGATGTCGATGCTGCCAACAGGAATGGCATCGCCATCGGCAACACGCCT GGTGTTCTTACCGAGACGACGGCGGAGCTGGCGGCGTCGCTGTCGGTGGCGGCTGCCCGGAGGATCGTTGAGGCCGACCAATTCATGAGGGCTGGCCTCTACGACGGATGGCTTCCGCACTT GTTTGTTGGGAACTTGCTCAAGGGGCAGACTGTTGGAGTGATCGGAGCTGGCCGCATCGGCTCAGCTTATGCAAGGATGATG ATTGAGGGGTTCAAGATGAACTTGATCTACTTCGATCTGTACCAGTCCACACGGCTCGAGAAATTCGTCACAG CGTATGGCCAGTTCCTGAAAGCCAATGGTGAGCAGCCTGTGACATGGAAGAGGGCCTCCAGCATGGAGGAAGTTCTCAGGGAGGCCGATGTG ATAAGCCTGCACCCAGTGCTGGACAAGACGACGTACCACCTGATAAACCCTGAGCGGCTGGCGATGATGAAGAAGGAGGCAGTGCTGGTGAACGCCAGCCGTGGCCCGGTGATCGACGAGGTTGCACTGGTGGAGCACCTGAGGGCGAATCCCATGTTCCGTGTTGGCCTCGATGTTTTTGAGGATGAGCCTTACATGAAGCCAGGGCTGGCTGAGATGAAGAATGCCGTCGTCGTGCCTCACATCGCATCTGCATCGAAG tggacgcGTGAAGGGATGGCGACGCTCGCTGCTCTGAACGTGCTT GGTAAGATCAAGGGGTACCCGGTGTGGGGGAACCCGAACGCGGTGGAGCCCTTCCTCGACGAGAAGGCGGCGCCGCCCCCTGCCTGCCCAAGCATCGTTAACGCCAAGCAACTCG GCCTGCCATCTTCCAAGCTTTAG